A region of Schistosoma mansoni strain Puerto Rico chromosome 1, complete genome DNA encodes the following proteins:
- a CDS encoding putative ku P80 DNA helicase — MATALGVVLDVGIHMNPNFREAVECVRLLLEKKFFAESKDEVALILCGSDATDNALADEEGSFQNICLAFELAPISWKVLEFLDPELLSLSTGDVVDALMVGADHLFNRCKNKKNIKEKHLLLVSNLYGSVDDSDVSRVSESLQSSGIKFSLIGCDLKKSINVTPENRDEPGPSHAVSHHLHHSPKTRPSISFLAELWDQLNGESYDFSDAVTALSIFETRSVLQRGWNVSLQIGDSITIPVVGYTYIKEAHPPTMRIMYAPDPTLPLRAVTKYRTQDPDPCDLNSSEVTRGYRYGGTVVPFGEEDMASIKPPSEKCFSVIGFTSADNIPHNFYTGESVLVFVAQSVKQSEDDVTNRPSCPTALAALAQALYEVSGVALVRRVYNQPSAARLGVLTPEIHGDQISLMYTDIAFSEDIRDLKLPSLPVSCEPSTSTTECFVKSSNTMKLSKNCPSQEQLSAMDSFINSMMLNYSDGSDDDDDNDSGGVLNKRDENDVENPSSSRILKVQRISNPWIQRFFACLRKRGLDPSVPLPISKQSDSSDVWLSPEMFPGLEEIITQINTDSETASLIESRNILLNSFPPLRPASDPVDLTEEFLAKRRRLTDEESYTTSSFTKEVDSGYPTEQLTPISELTSTPASNSIQINSVQDFEDLICQQQTEVACRLLEKEIIRLVTDPFTATLLRPKAIAYLFAYRRRAQPSREIVNNSNKNNHINDTTCNSSTCHLEIARAYNSFIRSWRQDLIDRNLLGSSVLSQRASNDSKLSFWLETITQGFGLLCNEDIPEIGVSQSENREFLNLEDIAMSHFAETKSDQPVSPDRVLKVEHLMDDTD, encoded by the exons ATGGCG ACTGCTCTTGGAGTTGTACTTGATGTAGGAATTCATATGAATCCTAATTTCAGAGAAGCTGTCGAGTGCGTAAGGCTGTTATTGGAAAAGAAA TTTTTCGCCGAATCAAAAGATGAAGTTGCACTTATTCTTTGCGGCTCTGATGCTACTGACAATGCTTTAGCTGATGAAGAAGGCAGTTTTCAAAATATATGTTTGGCTTTCGAACTCGCTCCTATAAGTTGGAAGGTTTTGGAATTCCTTGACCCAGAATTATTATCACTCTCGACGGGAGATG ttgttGATGCACTAATGGTAGGAGCCGACCACTTGTTTAATCGTTGCAa gaataaaaaaaacataaaagaaAAGCACTTGCTGCTTGTCAGCAATTTGTATGGTTCGGTTGACGATTCTGATGTCTCCAGGGTGTCTGAAAGCCTCCAATCTTCAGGTATCAAATTCAGCTTGATTGGCTGTGACTTGAAGAAGAGTATTAATGTAACACCTGAAAATCGAGATGAACCTGGACCATCTCATGCCGTTTCTCATCACCTCCATCATTCACCAAAAACTAGACCTTCCATTTCTTTTTTAGCTGAACTCTGGGATCAACTAAATGGAGAATCATATGACTTTAG TGATGCAGTCACTGCATTGAGTATATTCGAAACCCGTAGCGTTTTGCAACGTGGTTGGAATGTAAGTTTGCAAATTGGCGATTCTATCACTATCCCAGTTGTcggctatacatatataaaagAGGCTCATCCACCAACCATGAGGATAATGTACGCTCCAGATCCCACTCTTCCACTGCGCGCTGTTACAAAATATCGTACACAGGATCCAGATCCTTGCGATTTAAACTCTTCTGAAGTTACTCGAG GTTATCGGTATGGTGGGACTGTAGTCCCCTTTGGTGAAGAAGATATGgcctccataaaacccccttcagAAAAGTGTTTCAGCGTTATTGGATTTACGAGTGCTGACAAT ATCCCTCATAACTTTTACACCGGTGAAAGCGTGTTGGTTTTTGTTGCTCAATCAGTCAAACAATCTGAAGACGATGTAACCAATCGTCCATCCTGTCCAACAGCTCTGGCAGCGTTGGCTCAAGCACTTTATGAGGTTAGCGGTGTTGCTCTTGTCCGGAGAGTGTACAATCAACCAAGTGCTGCTAGACTAGGAGTTTTAACTCCAGA AATTCATGGTGATCAGATATCGCTCATGTATACTGATATAGCGTTTAGTGAAGATATTCGCGATCTGAAACTCCCAAGTTTACCAGTTTCCTGTGAGCCCTCGACTTCTACTACGGAATGTTTTGTTAAGTCTTCAAACACTATGAAATTGAGTAAAAATTGTCCATCTCAGGAACAGTTGTCAGCTATGGATTCTTTTATTAATTCCATGATGTTAAATTATTCAGATGGAagcgatgatgatgatgataatgatagcGGTGGTGTACTCAACAAGAGAGACGAAAACGACGTGGAAAATCCTTCATCAAGCAGGAT CTTAAAAGTTCAACGGATATCAAACCCTTGGATTCAACGTTTCTTTGCCTGTCTTAGAAAACGGGGTCTTGATCCATCAGTACCACTTCCGATTTCAAAGCAATCAGATTCTTCTGATGTTTGGCTGTCACCTGAAATGTTTCCTGGTTTGGAGGAAatcatcacacaaatcaatacaGATTCCGAAACTGCATCTCTAATTGAATCCCGTAATATTCTTCTTAATTCATTTCCACCTCTTCGTCCTGCTAGTGATCCAGTAGATTTGACAGAAGAATTTTTGGCGAAAAGACGGCGTTTAACGGATGAAGAATCTTACACTACTTCTTCGTTCACGAAAGAAGTAGACAGTGGATATCCAACCGAACAACTGACCCCAATTTCGGAATTAACTAGCACACCGGCGTCAAATTCCATTCAAATAAACTCAGTTCAGGATTTTGAAGACCTAATCTGCCAACAACAAACTGAAGTTG CTTGTAGACTTTTGGAGAAAGAAATAATTCGACTGGTGACCGATCCTTTCACTGCAACTTTATTGCGTCCAAAAGCTATCGCTTACCTGTTCGCTTATCGTAGGCGTGCTCAGCCAAGTAGAGAAATcgtcaataatagtaataaaaacaaTCATATTAATGATACTACATGCAACAGCAGCACATGTCATCTTGAAATTGCTCGAGCATATAACTCATTTATTCGTAGTTGGCGCCAGGATCTTATAGATCGTAATCTCCTCGGAAGTAGTGTCTTATCTCAACGTGCTTCTAATGATAGCAAGTTGTCGTTTTGGCTGGAAACAATTACACAAG GTTTCGGTCTTTTGTGCAATGAAGATATCCCAGAAATCGGAGTTAGTCAGTCAGAAAATCGTGAGTTTTTGAACTTGGAGGATATTGCAATGTCTCATTTTGCTGAAACAAAAAGTGATCAGCCTGTATCTCCCGACCGTGTTCTCAAAGTTGAGCATTTG aTGGATGACACAGATTGA